In [Mycobacterium] stephanolepidis, the genomic window CGTGAAACATCGTCGCTAGTCACTGTCGTCTCCTTGATCGGATGCTCATCGGGTCCGCTTCCGCGTGCCGCCGCGGGAGCTTCCCCGTCCACGGCCTCCGTCGCATTCTTTCCGCCGCGCGACCACCACCGTGGTGGGCGGATCGAGGTACCGCGTGCCACACTGCACCACCCTCACATCGTCAGCGCCGAGCAGGCTCAGCGCACTACCGTACTGCTGCACTTCTTCATCGGCGCGATCACCTTTGATCGCCAACATGCGTCCACCGACCCGCGCCAGCGGAAGGGACCAGCGGCCGATCTTGTCCAGTGCCGCGACCGCCCGAGACGTGACCGCATCCGCCCCGCCAACCTCCGCGACAACACTCGGCTCCTCTGCCCGGCCCCTCATCACCGACACGTTGGCGAGTCCCAGCCGCTCGATCATTTCACGGAGGAAGTCTGTGCGGCGCAGCATCGGCTCGACGAGAACGATATCGACGTCGGGGCGTGCGATACCCAACGGTATGCCCGGCAGACCCGCGCCACTGCCGACATCGATCACTCGCTCACCCGCGACGAGTAACTCCCCCAGCGCGGCGCTATTAAGGATGTGGCGCTCCCACAGTCGATCGGCCTCGCGGGGTCCGATCAGACCCCGCTCTACGCCAATCGTCGCGAGGGCGTCAACGTAGTCAACCGCGATGGGGAGCCGCTCGCCGAAGACCTCGGCGGCGGCCTCCGGCACCGGGAGGGTCTCGCCGTGTTTCACGTGAAACATTCCTCCCGGAGCGCGGCCACTGAATTACATGGATGGAATTTATTGCGATCAGTCGTGCAGCACGACGACGCGGCGCGACGGCTCCACGCCCTCGCTCTCGCTGTGCACACCGTCGATCGCTGCAACCGCGTCGTGCA contains:
- the rsmG gene encoding 16S rRNA (guanine(527)-N(7))-methyltransferase RsmG, giving the protein MFHVKHGETLPVPEAAAEVFGERLPIAVDYVDALATIGVERGLIGPREADRLWERHILNSAALGELLVAGERVIDVGSGAGLPGIPLGIARPDVDIVLVEPMLRRTDFLREMIERLGLANVSVMRGRAEEPSVVAEVGGADAVTSRAVAALDKIGRWSLPLARVGGRMLAIKGDRADEEVQQYGSALSLLGADDVRVVQCGTRYLDPPTTVVVARRKECDGGRGRGSSRGGTRKRTR